TGTGAAGTCCTAACAGGAGTGTGTACTTCTCAGGGTTTCATCCTTCCTCAAGTGTTCACGGGGCCCTGACAGGAGGCAGGCCCTGTTCTGGGCATTGGGGTGCAGCCCTTGATAAGCCAGGAGGTAGGCATTACTGTCCGGCTCTTTCCTGGGGATGCTGAGGTCTAGAGAGGTGCCGGGATTGGCCCAAGGACCTGAGCAAGCAGAGGGGGTCCCCAGGGACTGGATACAAACTCTGATGACCTGCTGGGCCCTGAACAACCTGCGGGGCTGTCTCAAGCGCCGGACTCCATCTCTCATCCTCTGCAACACGCGTCATGATCTGTCCTCACTCTCTGAGGTTGTGTGAACCCGGCGCAATGGCACCTGAAGAGCTTAAGCACAGGGTCTGGCTCCCGCTGAGGGAACAGCCAGCCACTGAGATGTGGCCACCTCAAGAGGGAAGAGGAATCCCAGCAGGGTGGAGGTGTTCTGAGCGGGCAggccccaggcccttggcaggcCCTAACACCCCAtgcaggcagggagggaagggggggTGTTCGGTACTCTGGGTCAGCACGCTGACTTCACGACCAGCTTTTTGCTGCCAtgctggggtgggcaggggagaaTCTTGAGCTGAACTGTCGCGTCTATCATCGGCCAGTCAGGGCTCTGCCCCCCAGGCTGCTGCTTGAGCCCCTGGGGAGGGAGTGCTTAGGGACCCAAAGGAGGGGCACGGGGAGATTCGGTCCTGTGCCCCCACTTCCGTCCCTCCACCCACACCCGCCCAAGCTCTGCCCCCACAACCCTACCACAAAACCCCAACCCATCCTATCTCCTCTCTCCAAGCTCCACCCACCCCTGGCGGAGCCGGTGACTCCTCCCCGAAAGTCCCCGGTCCCCTTGACAGTCACCACTGCCACCCGTCTTACTCCAAAGGGTTTATTGAGACAAGTTTCACGTACAAGTCAGGGCGGAGGGAATGGGGCTTATAAACAGGAACCTGGGAGGGGGGCCTGGGGGCACAGGGTGGAACCCAAAACAGAGTGAAATAAATAGAGGAAGAGAGTGAAGGGTCAGGAGCGGAGACGGACAGACTATCACACAGTGATTACAacatgggggggggggctccattAAAATCCCATTTATTTATACAGATATACAGGGAGTTATGGGGGGCCCAGGGGACCCCACTCCACCCTCCATGCCCTGCGGAGGGGCAAGAGAAGGCTATCTCTCCCCCCATGGGTGACCCCATGGGGGTTTGGGGGGCTGCCCTTGGAGGAGTGTTGGGGGAGGTAGGGTCGGGCACTCCCCCGAGGGCATCACCTGCTCCCCAGGCAGTTACTGGCCCTGGCGGCCCTGGGTAGTGTCTGGAAAGCTGTGCTGAGGGACCTGAGGGGAGGGGGATTACTGGGCACACTGGTAAGGAGATGGGAGGCCCCCGCAGGGAGGACGATCTCGGCCTGTAGCTGGCTCCAGGGCCCCAGCAGACCCAGAGCAGGGGCTTGGGGCGCCTCCCGCTCAGCTCCCATCCGGGGCCAGGGAGGTGGAGAGGAGCGGTTAGGGGTTCCAAAAGAGAACCCGGCACCTTCTGGCGTCTTGGAAAAGTTGAGCCTCAAGGACACCCAGGCCTGGATGTGCGGCTCCCGAGAAGGAAGCTCAGAGACCCGGAGTGGGTGCCAGGGTAGAGGGAAAATTCCGAGACCATGCTGGAGGGCGATTCCTGAAGGAGGCCACACCCGGTGCGAGGCCGTGGGAAGGGCCTCCTGGGGAAGAGGGCCGATAGCACCACCAGGCCCCAAGGCAGGCAGGAGGCGGCTGGGCCTCGGGGCCTCCAGACCGAGGCCGGGGTCACCTGCGGGAGACAGGAGAGGGGAGGCTGgaccacagtctccagggtgccAGAGGTCAGGCAGTTCCGGCCCTTCCTCTGAATGCCGGGGGGCCACCCTGGCAATTCTTGCAGGGCATCCCAGCTAGGGTGTCGGGATTTGGCACCCTCCAGAAATGCCAGGCGGGAGTGAGGGTGCCCGGGGCTTCTGCCCTCCCaacccagcctccctccctccatcccctcaCCTCAGTCCCACTGCCCggccccaccccccagccagcGTGGCGGCCTGGGCTGGAGGGCCAGGTGGGCATCATACGAAGACCTTGGCCAGGGCGTCGGCGCCTGCGCTGGCAATGAGGGCCTTGCTGGGGTGGCAGGCGACTGCGTGGATGGCCTCCTCATGCTTCTTGCGGTGGGCCGTGATCTCCTGGACACACGTCTTGTTGTCCAGGCTCCACAGACGCAGCGAGCAGTCGTGGCCTGTGCGGGTGCAGGAGCAGGAGGGGCTGTCGCTCAGCAGCTCCGGGTCCCCCAgctcccccagctccccgcccagacctgcctcctgaaccCGGCCTCCCTGGAGACAGCTGAACCGCCCTGGGCCATCCTGTCAGGCCAGTGCCTCCTCTTCATCCCCCTGGGGAGTTTCAGCCCCTTCTCCATCCGCCCGAGTCCCAGCCACGCCATCGAGGAGCAGTCACTGGGGCTTGGTGTCTTTATCCACAAATGGCAGGTGCCCCACTGCTAAGAGTCCCCTGTCTTGCGGGGACTgagagtcagacaggcctgaaCGTCAATTCCTGCAACCCGCTGGGCTGTGACCAAGTGAAGTGACTTCTCTAGGCCCAGTTTCCACATGTGCACAGTGGGGGCTCCAGTACCAACCTCATTCAAATGCAACAGGGCCGTGTGGGAGCGCGCCTACCGTGGCTCCGGTATCCCCACCCCCGTGACCACTCTAACCTGCCACAGAGGGGCTCCTGAGCCCTGCTCAGACAGCACTCCCACCAGCGCCCCAGCCTCAGGGAGCCCCCAAGCATGCCTCTCCCGCTCCTGCTGGGAAGGGCACGTGCCCTCACTCCTGAGGGGCCAGGAGGCCCCCGACTTACTTCCTGACATCAAGAAGACACCATTGGGGTCCACGGCGAGGCAGGTGACCGCATCCAGGTGGGCAACCATGGAGTGCACCGATTTCCCTGCAGGGAGACAGGGTGGGCAGCAAGTTACTTTTCCACTCTGTGCTCAGCCTGGAAAGGTGTAGGGGCTAGCGGGGACACTGAGGCTCCAAGGTGGACTGACCAATCTCCCGCTCTGAGCTGGGCTGACCCTGCCCCCCAACCGCACAGGTGAgcgggggctggggaggctgggCCTCACCTGTGCGGTTGTCCAGAAAACGGATGCCTCTGTCGTCATGGGCGGTGATGGTGAGGGGCTGGCTGGGGTGACTCACCACCTGGTTGATCTGGGTTGGGCCTGAacaggagagaaagcagaagtCAAGGGGGGGCGGAATCAGGGAGACCAGGAGGAACAAAGACAAGAGGAGAAACGGCCATCCCATCCCTGTCCTCTGCCGAGATGCCGAGCGGGGCTGGGCGCCCCAGCTGCTCCCTCCAGGGCCCAGGGTTTCTCCATCTGTGCCGTGGACGCTGCATGGCCCCGGGGCGAGCAGGAGGGATGGCAACCGTGAAGGCAGTGCTTCTGCTCCACTGAGCGGTCCACAGGGGAGCCCCTGGGATGTCTCTCTCCCAGCCCTCCGGAGATGTCCGTAAGGGCACAGTGACTGGGACTTGATCTCCATCCTGCTCGGAGCCCTGCAGAGGGCAGGGCAGCCACTGTCCACTGACTGGGCAACAGGTCACCAAAGCCCCAGGAGAAACTGGGGCCCTGGAGGCATTCAGGCCTCAGCCCCTGGCCCTGGGCACCCCCTTACCACTGTTCCCCCGAGAGTCCAGCGTGAGGAGGGCACTGCCAGCCTCGAGGTCATACAGAACAGTGTCGCCAGAACGGAAGGAGGCCACGATGTGGGCAGGCTCGGTGCTGGTGAAGGCCACTGAGGTGGGGGTCCCGTGATctgaaggcagaggagacagaAGGCTGCCAACAGCCCTGCTCCTGCCCTGTGGCGGGAAGCCTGGGCCCCGGTCAGAAGTCGACCTCCCCTGGGGCCTCCACCCCCAGGGTGTCacagccccccgccccgcccctcaccGCTGGCTGTGGAGAaggtgcagaggcaggtcgggctgctgctgctggggtcCCAGATGCGGACAGAGCCGTCGGCAGAGCAGGAGGCCAGGCGCTGGGAGGCAGGGCTGAAGGCCAGGCCCCACACCGCGTCCCCGTGGCCCTCCAGGACGTGGCTCAACACGCTTGGGTCTGGACCCGCCAGAGTGGGGAGAGGGCTGCGTCAGGGCCTCTGTCCAGCTCCAGCTCGGACAGCCCAGCAGCCCCACTCTGCCGAGtcaccctccccccgccccatccTTGTGCCCTCAGAGCTGCTCAGGCTCCGACCATGGGCCGGCTGTTCTGTGAAGGTTTCAGGCTTTCAATGCCCCCaaagtggaaactccagaggtagGGATGATCTGGCTCCCTGCCATTCCCCCAGGCCCGTGACAGCGCCTACCACAAAGCCCTGCGCGGAACATAACTTTTAGGACTCAGTTAAGGGGATAAGGGCCAAGACTTCTGCAGCCTGGCCCCTGGAGTCAGCCCCACCCTCTGTCCCCGCAGTCTTTTCTTGCCCATTCTCTCCTCCAAAGCTCTGAGGTCATTCCCACCATGACCTCCCTGGTCACTTGGGTCCATGTGGGGTGCTCTGGCTGGGCCCTGCTGACACCCAATGTGTGACAGCCTGCCTGGTGAACAGCAGACACTGCCTGGGGCTGACCCCTGATCTTTGACAGGGTGAGACGATCCTGAGAGGAGACACAGATCCCCAAACTCTGCCCCGACATGCTGCGGCATGGAGCCAAATGTGATCAAAAGCATTATCAAAAGAGGTGTCAGAGGGCAGGGACACGGACACTGAACCAAGGGGACGGTCTGCTCACTTCTCCACTTAACAGTAAACCCTGTAGCCCGGCCCAGCCAGCGTCTCCACCTCCCCGGCCCTGCCGGCTCCGCTCCTCCACGCAGATGCAGGCGGAGACCGTGGGGTGCTGCCAGGGCCCACCACGCCTTCACCTGGCTTTGCCCAAAGCTCCAGCCCAGTGAGCTGCTCTGTGCACCGCTCACCCACCGCCCCCTCGCTGCCTCGTTCATCTGACCCTCGGTCACGTGCTCAATCACCTGGGTCCTGGCTTCACCAGAGCGGGAGCCCTTGGTGTACCTTCCCGAGTTCTCGAAGTGCGAAGCCTGGGTGCTAAGGAACCAAGAGGCCCCCGGAGGCAGGCGGGTTGGGGAAAGGAAGACGGGAGGGAGCTGTCCTCACCGTAACCGTCGTAGGGGTCCATGTTGAGGTCTGGAATCTTCCAGCTGTGGATGCGGGCGTCTGCCCCACCACTGTAACAGTATTCACTGTGGCTGCCCACGGCCACGGCCAACACGGGGCCCCTAGAAGATTCCGAGCTGGGCTGAAGGGGGCGACCAGACACTCCGGGCTCGCCTCCTCCCCTCAACAAGACCGCTAGTGTGTTTCAAGGCTGCTGAAAAGGAACCCGGCATCTGGACCTCTGGTTGGGCCACCCAGGCTAGCTGTCCGCCACCAGCCTCCCCCCACTCCTCTAAAGGCTGTGCCGAGAACCGGCTGCAGGGCACTGGAGGTGTGCAGGGCGCCAGGAGCGGGTGGAGTGTGTGCAGAGGGCCACGGGGACCTGGAGCCTTTGGCTGCCCTGCCGTCTGCCCTGGCCCCCAGGATGGCAGTGAGCAGGCCAGGGGCAGGCTGCCACGGGGGCAGGGATGCTTCCCTACCTGTGAGCCCGGAAGGCGTGGATGGGCTCCACGTCTAGCGCAGCATTCCTGCGGGCAGGCAGAAGAGCCAGGGTCACCCTGCACCCCCATGCCCAGACTCCCCCACCCAGCCCTCCACCCCGGGGCTGCTGCCCTCACTTCTTGGCCGTGACTGCCTTCTGCAGGTTCCAGAGCTTGAGCGTGCCGTCCTCAGAAGCGGTGAGCAAAGCTGACTGGCTGTGGTGGAAAGCCAGGGAGCGGATGCCATCGTAGTGAGAGCGGAGGGTGAACTTGGGGTTCCAGGTCTTCTTGAAGGCGTCTTTGCTGTCAgacagctggggtgggggagctgcCTCAGGGTCTGCCCATCCCAGCCGGCGGTCCCCACACCCAGCCTTACATGAAGTGGCATGCGGCACACGCGAGCCTCtggcccgggccgggccgggccgcttCCTTCTCGGCCGCCCGCAGTGCCCCCTCACTCGTTCTGTGAGTTCCTGCAGTGTGCAGGGCCCGTGCTAGCTTCTGAGGAGGCAATGGTGAGCCCAAGCCCTGGGGTATCCCCGTTCAGGGGGAGTGTGGGGGAGATGGTCAGAGATGGCCTCCATCACAGAGACGATTAACAAGCAGTGCTCTGAATTTCAGATGCACTGAGAGGAGGCACCGGGCAACCCGTCCCCATCTGTGCGGGTCAGTAAGGCTTTCCTGGGGAACTGACGTGTGACTAGGTAAATGAAGGGGAAGAGGGCGGAAACCGAACGTGCAAAGTCCCTGAGGCAGAGGGAGCAAAGGCAGATCTTGAGCTGCGAGGAGGCCAGGGACGCAGCAAGTGAGGGAGAGCGGCAGGGGAAGAGGCCTGGAGGGCTGGCCCACACTCTGGAACCTGCTGCTCCTTCTCAgggacggggcgggggggggggggggggggggcggggcgcgcgccCTCGGGAGCGTTTAGAGCAGGGGAATGGCCCAGGTTGTTCTGGCTGCTCCATGGCGGGGGCGCTGGGCTGGACAAGAGGAGAGTGGCTGCAGAGAGAGGCGCGAAGAGATCCCCAGGAAAGTCTCCCAGGGAGTGGTGAGGCAGACCTGACGCAGGGAGTGCAGAAGGGGACCAGCACACCCGGCGGGGAGAGACTGGGGAGCAGAGTCCACAGGCCTCTGGGGGAGAGTTCCCGAGACACCACCAAGGGCCTGATGGATCGTGGTGTCACTCTCGAGGTAGGGGACCCAGGGAGGGCCCCTGGGGAAAGGAGACGAGCAGACTGTCAGGCAAGCATCAGTGCCCTGCCCTAAGACGGGGTGCACCCCGACAGACCCCTACCTCTAGGCTCTGTCCCTTGAGGTCATCACTTCTGCCACAGTTGTTCTGGACTAGAGGGTCTACCCCAACACGCGTATGTAGCTCTGGGGCGGGGGTGTCTTCATTTCATTTTGGGGGAGCAGAAGAACCCTGCATCTTCCTGCTCAAACTCTCCCAAccgccccctcacccccagcGTGCCTAACCTGGCTGAAATCATAAACCACATGGAGCCTCGCTGGAAGCTGCGGTAAGTGTCCTACCACAGGAACAAGCTCACACGCACCTGCTTCAGAGATGCCCGGGGAGCCAGCGGCCTGGCCACAGACCTCAGGCTCGGGACACTGGCCCTGAGGCCTCTCTGCACTCCAGCCCCACTGCCCCACCGGCCTCCACTCACACCAGATCAGCCTGATTTTGTTTGTGTTGTTTTGTGGCTGGAGGTCACCTTCCCGTCCACAATCCCCGCCTCCTGTACAGACTCCAACCCGCTCTGCCCTAGCCCAAAGGCACCTGCCACCTCTGATGCTGTATGTGGACTCAGCGCCCCTTTGCCCCTGCTTCGTGCCCATGGTGGGTCCTGGATTTGAGGTGCATGGAagcctggggtgggagggagcgtCGCTGAGAGGAGCAGCCTGGCAGCGTGACTGAAACCCAGGCCCCAGAGCCTGCCAGGCCAGGCACCTCAGTGACCCCGTCAAGTCCCAGCGCCTGTCTGCATCGGCACCCCTGTGACACAGGCTGAGCTGGCGAATGATCTCACACCGTCCTGCTGTGCGAGGGGCTGGGTGCAGGCGGGCAACTGGCCAGAGCTCAGCCAGTCCCAGCGCTGCACCGGAGGCCTGGGGGGGCCCGCGAGGGGTGGGGCACCCCAAGGACTTACATCACAGCTGAGGTCGTTGTCGTTGGTGACGGTGAGATCTGCCAAGTCCcccaggctcacctccccgcccccGATAGTGTCCATGATGAAAACGTCTGAGGAGAAGCCAAAGGAACCtggtagggggaggggagggagggggcagagaggggccgggggagagagagagagacagagagaggcagagagaggtgagaagggagacagagaggcagggagaggacaAGATCAAGAATCAcagctggaaagaaagaaacagggagagccagacagacagacagggcaGGACAGACaaaaagagagggagacagagatagACAGACGAACTTTTGGGACAAGGAGGCTACAGACCAGAGGCTGGGCCTCGACCCTGAGGACACAGAAGCCCGGGGCTTAGCTTCTGCAGCCTCCCTCTGCCGTGGGCCCCTCAGGACTGGGCCAGGATGCAGAGGCCGCTTACCTTCGtggggccggggctggggggTGCCGGGAGGCGGGCCAGTCACTTTTGGGGGCAGCCCATCCACATCCCGAAGGTCAGCcaaaatcccctggagtttgACCCGCCGGCTTTCTGCAGGCACAGGGCGCAGGCAGGCAGGCGTCACTGACCAGCCACTCAGCCACGTGGGGAGGGTGCTCTCCTGCCACTGTGGGGGGGGCTGGAGAGCCCTGGGCTccgagtgggggtgggggacaggcggAGGAGACAGATGGAGAGGGGACCCTCCATGGCCTCAGTCCCCCGCCATCCTACGTGACCCCGGGGGCCTCAGAGCTCAGAGTCACAGGACAGGAAGCGCTGCCCCCCTGCCTCCCCCGTGCTGGGTCTGCATCctgtcccctctccccttcccatccctggggggtgggagggctggAGGCCCTGCCTCAGGAAGAGCCGGGCCTGCCTGTGAccccctgagattttccagggaaagggagagggccTGGCTGCTGGCTCTGCGGGGCCACTCTCCTCTCAGGAAGCACATCCGGCCGGTGGGGACCCTGGGGCAGGAAGCAGCTGCAGGCTGCAGGCAGTGGTGGTGCCCGCGGCGAGGAAGGCCGGCAGACGCCCCAGCTCACCCAGTTCGTGGTGGGCGCCCTCTGTAGCACACCGCCGCGGGTCAGGCGGGCCCTCCCCGTCCTCTCCCGAGCCCAGGAAGTCAAACTCGCTGATAGCGTCCTCCGAGTCGTCCTCCTCGTCTTCATCCTCCGTCTCAGGGGCCAGGGCCTTGGATGGCAGCTGGGGCGCGGAGACCAGCAGAGCGCTCAGGGCCCCAGCCCACTTGCTCGCCCAGAGCGGGGAAACCAGCGTTCCTGCCTGCGGCCCCCAGTCCCACAGCCTGCCGCCATGCTCTCCCTACTGGAAGCCCTTGGGGGGTGCCAGCCCCCAGCCTGGCTCTGGAGACCCCTTTCACTGCTGCCCGCAGGGACCCCTACACAGGGCCCTCCTTTCGCTCAGGCTGGTCCTGCTCCCCTGtgccctgcctcccagcccagTACACTTCTCATGAAAAAAAGTCAGATAATATGACAACCTGTTTCGGGGGCAAGGGAAGCTATATTTGGGTGAATGGGCGTGGAAGGAGACACTATAAAGTGAAATCAGATCCACGGCTACAACAGTAACGATGATGAACACTTACCACAGTGCTGGCCTCTCGGAGTTACTCAGTGAACTCATCAGCTTCGCACATATGATTTCACAACCCCACGAACAGTTATCAGCCTTCTAATTACTATCCCCATATTACAgattaaggaaactgaggctgagcagAGTGAAGCCCCTTGCCCCAGGTCCAAGCCATTCCACATACATCAAAGAC
Above is a genomic segment from Ovis canadensis isolate MfBH-ARS-UI-01 breed Bighorn chromosome 14, ARS-UI_OviCan_v2, whole genome shotgun sequence containing:
- the STRN4 gene encoding striatin-4 isoform X1, producing the protein MMEERAAAAVAAAASSCRPLGSGAGPGPTGAALVSAPAPGPGPAAKGGGGGGGSPGPAAGPEPLSLPGILHFIQHEWARFEAEKARWEAERAELQAQVAFLQGERKGQENLKTDLVRRIKMLEYALKQERAKYHKLKFGTDLNQGEKKPELSEPVSNGPVESVTLENSPLVWKEGRQLLRQYLEEVGYTDTILDMRSKRVRALLGRSLELNGAPEPSEGGPRAPPAPGGLSGGESLLVKQIEEQIKRNAAGKDGRERLGGSVLEQIPFLQHCEDDDSDEDDELDGAQHRKQRVKLPSKALAPETEDEDEEDDSEDAISEFDFLGSGEDGEGPPDPRRCATEGAHHELESRRVKLQGILADLRDVDGLPPKVTGPPPGTPQPRPHEGSFGFSSDVFIMDTIGGGEVSLGDLADLTVTNDNDLSCDLSDSKDAFKKTWNPKFTLRSHYDGIRSLAFHHSQSALLTASEDGTLKLWNLQKAVTAKKNAALDVEPIHAFRAHRGPVLAVAVGSHSEYCYSGGADARIHSWKIPDLNMDPYDGYDPSVLSHVLEGHGDAVWGLAFSPASQRLASCSADGSVRIWDPSSSSPTCLCTFSTASDHGTPTSVAFTSTEPAHIVASFRSGDTVLYDLEAGSALLTLDSRGNSGPTQINQVVSHPSQPLTITAHDDRGIRFLDNRTGKSVHSMVAHLDAVTCLAVDPNGVFLMSGSHDCSLRLWSLDNKTCVQEITAHRKKHEEAIHAVACHPSKALIASAGADALAKVFV
- the STRN4 gene encoding striatin-4 isoform X3; protein product: MLEYALKQERAKYHKLKFGTDLNQGEKKPELSEPVSNGPVESVTLENSPLVWKEGRQLLRQYLEEVGYTDTILDMRSKRVRALLGRSLELNGAPEPSEGGPRAPPAPGGLSGGESLLVKQIEEQIKRNAAGKDGRERLGGSVLEQIPFLQHCEDDDSDEDDELDGAQHRKQRVKLPSKALAPETEDEDEEDDSEDAISEFDFLGSGEDGEGPPDPRRCATEGAHHELESRRVKLQGILADLRDVDGLPPKVTGPPPGTPQPRPHEGSFGFSSDVFIMDTIGGGEVSLGDLADLTVTNDNDLSCDLSDSKDAFKKTWNPKFTLRSHYDGIRSLAFHHSQSALLTASEDGTLKLWNLQKAVTAKKNAALDVEPIHAFRAHRGPVLAVAVGSHSEYCYSGGADARIHSWKIPDLNMDPYDGYDPSVLSHVLEGHGDAVWGLAFSPASQRLASCSADGSVRIWDPSSSSPTCLCTFSTASDHGTPTSVAFTSTEPAHIVASFRSGDTVLYDLEAGSALLTLDSRGNSGPTQINQVVSHPSQPLTITAHDDRGIRFLDNRTGKSVHSMVAHLDAVTCLAVDPNGVFLMSGSHDCSLRLWSLDNKTCVQEITAHRKKHEEAIHAVACHPSKALIASAGADALAKVFV
- the STRN4 gene encoding striatin-4 isoform X4 yields the protein MLEYALKQERAKYHKLKFGTDLNQGEKKPELSEPVSNGPVESVTLENSPLVWKEGRQLLRQYLEEVGYTDTILDMRSKRVRALLGRSLELNGAPEPSEGGPRAPPAPGGLSGGESLLVKQIEEQIKRNAAGKDGRERLGGSVLEQIPFLQHCEDDDSDEDDELDGAQHRKQRVKLPSKALAPETEDEDEEDDSEDAISEFDFLGSGEDGEGPPDPRRCATEGAHHELESRRVKLQGILADLRDVDGLPPKVTGPPPGTPQPRPHEDVFIMDTIGGGEVSLGDLADLTVTNDNDLSCDLSDSKDAFKKTWNPKFTLRSHYDGIRSLAFHHSQSALLTASEDGTLKLWNLQKAVTAKKNAALDVEPIHAFRAHRGPVLAVAVGSHSEYCYSGGADARIHSWKIPDLNMDPYDGYDPSVLSHVLEGHGDAVWGLAFSPASQRLASCSADGSVRIWDPSSSSPTCLCTFSTASDHGTPTSVAFTSTEPAHIVASFRSGDTVLYDLEAGSALLTLDSRGNSGPTQINQVVSHPSQPLTITAHDDRGIRFLDNRTGKSVHSMVAHLDAVTCLAVDPNGVFLMSGSHDCSLRLWSLDNKTCVQEITAHRKKHEEAIHAVACHPSKALIASAGADALAKVFV
- the STRN4 gene encoding striatin-4 isoform X2, with the translated sequence MMEERAAAAVAAAASSCRPLGSGAGPGPTGAALVSAPAPGPGPAAKGGGGGGGSPGPAAGPEPLSLPGILHFIQHEWARFEAEKARWEAERAELQAQVAFLQGERKGQENLKTDLVRRIKMLEYALKQERAKYHKLKFGTDLNQGEKKPELSEPVSNGPVESVTLENSPLVWKEGRQLLRQYLEEVGYTDTILDMRSKRVRALLGRSLELNGAPEPSEGGPRAPPAPGGLSGGESLLVKQIEEQIKRNAAGKDGRERLGGSVLEQIPFLQHCEDDDSDEDDELDGAQHRKQRVKLPSKALAPETEDEDEEDDSEDAISEFDFLGSGEDGEGPPDPRRCATEGAHHELESRRVKLQGILADLRDVDGLPPKVTGPPPGTPQPRPHEDVFIMDTIGGGEVSLGDLADLTVTNDNDLSCDLSDSKDAFKKTWNPKFTLRSHYDGIRSLAFHHSQSALLTASEDGTLKLWNLQKAVTAKKNAALDVEPIHAFRAHRGPVLAVAVGSHSEYCYSGGADARIHSWKIPDLNMDPYDGYDPSVLSHVLEGHGDAVWGLAFSPASQRLASCSADGSVRIWDPSSSSPTCLCTFSTASDHGTPTSVAFTSTEPAHIVASFRSGDTVLYDLEAGSALLTLDSRGNSGPTQINQVVSHPSQPLTITAHDDRGIRFLDNRTGKSVHSMVAHLDAVTCLAVDPNGVFLMSGSHDCSLRLWSLDNKTCVQEITAHRKKHEEAIHAVACHPSKALIASAGADALAKVFV